The following are from one region of the Pirellulales bacterium genome:
- a CDS encoding class I fructose-bisphosphate aldolase has protein sequence MSEWIVKLLGPDATKLLEHRCTTVPKEQLHLPGPDFVDRIFVPSDRNQRVIGNLAWMHNHGRLAGTGYMSILPVDQGIEHSAGASFAPNPEYFDPENIVRLAIEGGCNAVASTFGVLGSVARKYAHKIPFLVKFNHNELLTYPNKFEQIMFGTIQRAYDMGAAAVGATIYFGSEDGDRQLVEVAKAFDHAHELGMATVLWCYLRNKAFKKDKDYHVSADLTGQANHLGVTIQADIIKQKLPENNGGYKALNTGGESYGKYDERMYTQLSTDNPIDLTRYQVVNCYMGRAGLINSGGASGKHDLVDAVRTAVINKRAGGTGLISGRKAFQRPMKDGIELLNKIQDVYLDKNVTVA, from the coding sequence ATGAGCGAATGGATTGTGAAACTGTTGGGGCCTGACGCCACGAAACTGCTCGAACATCGCTGCACGACGGTTCCCAAGGAGCAACTGCACCTGCCGGGACCCGATTTCGTCGACCGCATCTTTGTCCCCAGCGATCGCAATCAGCGCGTGATCGGCAACCTGGCCTGGATGCACAATCACGGCCGCCTGGCCGGCACCGGTTATATGTCGATCCTGCCCGTGGACCAGGGTATCGAGCATTCGGCCGGTGCGTCGTTCGCACCCAACCCCGAATACTTCGATCCGGAGAACATCGTCCGCCTGGCGATCGAGGGGGGCTGCAACGCCGTGGCCTCGACGTTTGGCGTCTTGGGCAGCGTCGCCCGCAAGTACGCGCACAAGATTCCTTTCCTCGTGAAGTTCAATCACAACGAACTGCTGACGTATCCGAATAAATTTGAGCAGATCATGTTCGGCACGATCCAGCGCGCTTATGACATGGGGGCTGCGGCCGTCGGGGCAACGATCTACTTCGGCTCGGAAGACGGCGATCGCCAGTTGGTCGAAGTGGCCAAGGCCTTCGATCACGCCCACGAGTTGGGCATGGCCACCGTGCTGTGGTGCTACTTGCGCAACAAGGCCTTCAAGAAGGACAAGGACTATCACGTGTCGGCCGACCTGACAGGCCAGGCCAATCACCTGGGCGTAACGATCCAGGCCGACATCATCAAGCAGAAGCTCCCCGAGAATAACGGCGGCTACAAGGCCCTCAACACCGGCGGCGAGAGCTACGGCAAGTACGACGAGCGGATGTACACCCAGCTGTCGACCGATAACCCGATCGATCTGACGCGCTACCAGGTCGTCAATTGCTACATGGGACGCGCCGGACTGATCAACTCAGGCGGCGCATCGGGCAAGCACGACCTGGTCGATGCCGTGCGCACCGCCGTGATCAACAAGCGTGCCGGCGGCACCGGCCTGATCAGCGG